A genomic segment from Bacillus cereus G9842 encodes:
- a CDS encoding (2Fe-2S)-binding protein, with the protein MTNKNNLIVCRCEEVTYGQLQSTIAEYNCSARELKLRTRAGMGFCGGRTCRIMIDRMIENANPDVTLNELPLKYQPPIRAVTFGSVGESK; encoded by the coding sequence CAACTTAATCGTTTGTCGTTGTGAAGAGGTTACATATGGACAACTTCAATCGACAATTGCTGAATATAACTGCTCGGCAAGAGAATTAAAACTAAGAACACGTGCTGGCATGGGATTTTGCGGTGGTCGCACATGCAGAATAATGATAGATCGAATGATAGAAAATGCGAATCCTGACGTAACTCTTAATGAACTACCGTTAAAATATCAACCACCAATACGTGCAGTTACTTTTGGATCGGTAGGTGAAAGTAAATGA
- a CDS encoding (2Fe-2S)-binding protein: MNRITHHPILGTLQSSERITFQFNGHQYEAYEHETIAAALLANEIRTLRVHEDSGTPRGIYCNIGHCSECRVTVNNQTNVRACLTVVEENMVVESGKQHPNIVREMVKKR; encoded by the coding sequence ATGAATAGAATTACACATCACCCTATTTTAGGTACTTTACAAAGTAGTGAGCGTATTACTTTTCAATTTAACGGTCATCAATACGAAGCATATGAACATGAAACGATAGCTGCTGCCCTGTTAGCAAATGAAATACGGACATTAAGAGTTCATGAAGATAGCGGGACACCGCGAGGTATTTATTGTAATATCGGGCACTGTTCCGAATGCCGCGTGACAGTAAATAATCAAACAAATGTACGCGCATGCTTAACTGTTGTAGAAGAAAACATGGTTGTTGAAAGCGGGAAACAGCATCCGAATATCGTGAGAGAGATGGTGAAAAAACGATGA
- a CDS encoding NAD(P)/FAD-dependent oxidoreductase, whose protein sequence is MSDVIIIGAGPAGLSASISCARFGLKVLVIDEFMKPGGRLLGQLHQEPTGEWWNGIEESKRLHEEAESLSVHIRCGVSVYNLDKDENNWFVHTNIGTLEAPFVLLATGAAEYSIPLPGWTLPGVMSIGAAQVMTNVHRVQVGKKGIIIGANILSFAILSELQLAGIKVDHIVLLEKSELSQKAGEPEEVLNSLLNAAHLAPSAILRIGSHFMKYDWIRKAGLTFYPNSGMKINGTPLHLRKAALEIIGTDQVEGVRIANIDSKGNVINGSEKIYEADFVCIAGGLYPLAELAAVAGCPFHYISELGGHVPLHSETMETPLPGLFVAGNITGIESGKIAMAQGTVAGLSIAKYAGEQHDIVDQQLYHAIQNVHSVRQKAAIQFNPMVDIGRRKMNEIWRDYSSTYAHTKKSC, encoded by the coding sequence ATGAGTGATGTAATTATCATTGGTGCAGGACCAGCGGGATTATCTGCTTCTATCTCTTGTGCTCGTTTCGGACTAAAAGTGCTCGTTATTGATGAATTTATGAAGCCGGGCGGGAGATTGTTAGGACAGTTGCATCAAGAGCCTACTGGAGAATGGTGGAACGGAATAGAAGAATCGAAGCGACTTCATGAAGAAGCAGAATCACTTTCAGTACATATCAGGTGCGGTGTTTCGGTCTATAATTTAGATAAAGATGAAAACAATTGGTTTGTACATACTAATATCGGTACGTTAGAAGCACCGTTCGTACTACTTGCTACTGGTGCTGCGGAATATTCTATTCCCCTTCCAGGCTGGACACTTCCAGGAGTGATGTCAATTGGAGCAGCTCAAGTTATGACAAATGTTCATCGCGTGCAAGTTGGAAAAAAAGGAATCATTATTGGTGCTAACATTTTGTCTTTCGCCATTTTAAGTGAATTGCAATTAGCGGGAATTAAAGTAGATCATATTGTACTCCTTGAAAAAAGCGAGTTAAGTCAAAAAGCTGGTGAACCTGAAGAAGTTTTAAACTCTCTTTTAAATGCAGCACATCTCGCTCCTTCTGCTATTTTACGAATAGGTAGCCACTTTATGAAATATGATTGGATTCGAAAAGCTGGATTAACATTCTATCCAAACAGCGGAATGAAAATAAACGGAACGCCACTTCACCTTCGGAAAGCAGCTCTTGAAATTATCGGAACAGATCAAGTTGAAGGTGTACGTATTGCTAATATTGACTCTAAAGGAAATGTTATTAATGGATCAGAGAAAATATATGAAGCAGATTTTGTTTGTATTGCCGGGGGATTATACCCACTTGCCGAACTTGCAGCTGTAGCTGGTTGTCCCTTCCATTACATTTCAGAATTAGGCGGACACGTTCCTCTCCATTCCGAAACAATGGAAACCCCTCTTCCAGGTTTATTTGTAGCTGGCAATATTACAGGCATTGAAAGCGGAAAAATTGCGATGGCGCAAGGAACTGTTGCAGGTCTATCAATTGCTAAATATGCAGGTGAACAACATGATATAGTCGACCAACAATTATATCACGCCATTCAAAACGTTCACTCTGTTCGTCAGAAAGCTGCAATTCAGTTTAATCCGATGGTAGATATCGGTAGACGAAAGATGAATGAAATTTGGCGTGATTATTCTTCTACATATGCACATACTAAAAAGAGCTGCTGA
- a CDS encoding YxcD family protein → METIKISEQELINALCVYIAEKRQVGPEEVLVELMYDDDYGFSAEVEVNGRQQILIQANLIEALRLLLEREYNVNSFAARLQLELDDEEGIYALAKFNNSDE, encoded by the coding sequence ATGGAAACAATAAAAATTTCTGAACAAGAATTAATAAATGCGCTTTGCGTATATATAGCTGAAAAAAGACAAGTGGGTCCAGAAGAAGTGTTAGTTGAACTCATGTATGACGATGACTACGGTTTCTCTGCGGAAGTAGAGGTAAATGGTCGCCAGCAAATTTTAATTCAAGCAAACTTAATCGAAGCATTACGCTTATTGCTTGAAAGAGAATATAATGTCAATTCATTCGCAGCGAGATTACAGCTTGAATTAGATGATGAAGAAGGTATTTACGCATTAGCGAAATTTAATAACTCGGATGAGTAG
- a CDS encoding DUF1836 domain-containing protein → METFHLTRNEMATLLLSLRGWNTKKPLGILQEAWAKSHKKDIESGQSVTAFITTALSPIFEKLIKIDDTDVGFSLNEIVALGNQIENTSFSVTAMQNWVKRDIKEMIGSPQKGKKYSIEQAALLFIVEDLKTALDFESIRKLLRLIVNDPADRSDDLINPVHLYVAYSSLFEELNQGNCLQLNATDTVHTIENIVKEKADKIASKFDQINNEQREAIRNAIIIATLSVHTAYVQMLAKRYVTATLFLQNLDVKP, encoded by the coding sequence ATGGAAACATTTCATCTCACACGAAACGAAATGGCTACCCTTCTTCTATCACTAAGAGGATGGAATACGAAAAAGCCTCTCGGTATTTTACAAGAAGCTTGGGCAAAGTCACATAAAAAAGATATTGAAAGCGGACAAAGCGTTACAGCTTTTATTACTACCGCACTTTCACCTATTTTTGAAAAGCTGATTAAAATTGACGATACTGATGTCGGTTTTTCTTTAAATGAAATAGTTGCGCTTGGCAATCAGATTGAAAACACAAGTTTCTCTGTAACTGCTATGCAAAACTGGGTGAAACGAGATATAAAAGAAATGATTGGCTCTCCTCAAAAAGGGAAAAAATATTCAATTGAACAAGCAGCCTTACTATTTATTGTCGAAGATTTAAAAACAGCACTTGATTTTGAATCCATTCGTAAGCTATTACGCCTTATTGTAAATGACCCAGCCGATCGAAGTGATGATTTAATCAATCCTGTTCATTTATATGTAGCATACTCTTCTCTATTTGAAGAACTCAATCAAGGGAATTGCTTACAATTAAATGCAACAGATACCGTTCATACAATTGAAAACATTGTAAAAGAAAAAGCTGATAAAATCGCAAGCAAGTTCGATCAAATTAATAACGAACAACGCGAAGCAATTCGTAACGCTATTATCATTGCGACCCTTTCTGTACATACCGCTTATGTACAAATGTTAGCAAAGCGTTACGTAACAGCAACTTTATTTTTACAGAACTTAGATGTGAAGCCTTAA
- a CDS encoding HD domain-containing protein: protein MKKKLLEKASYLHKAELEQLLKAILVSEKAHEGQFRVSGEPYITHPFAVTEILLDCKADIITLVAALLHDVVEDTDYTIEYVRNIFGKKVADIVEGLTKIDKKQIPNKEEYEAINLKKLLLATHGDIRVAIIKVIDRLHNMRTLQVKAVKKQVPYANETLKIFAPICKRLGLFHIQHELEDLGFYYLNHSKYKGMKILLQNYVKLLEELSQNIRLDIKNFLNRTLIFEVDYEVIPIYTAYSRLQDIQDITAVSKIIITVSSNLDCYKILGIIHQLYKPIPHQFEDNIAIESESDVLNKYLKTKVVINNHEIVICIETKINQEIRYKGVFHILTKSITDKDMQNIIHKLMDHFIKTNDLVTQDAIEFYDLVSYELFQDNIVAFTPKLDSVKLPQGSTVIDFAFELNPEIAKYMSGAKVNGINKPITTNVSHLDIVELLVTENISNVRQGWLSFANSSKAQIEICKELQR, encoded by the coding sequence ATGAAAAAGAAATTATTAGAAAAGGCCTCATATCTACATAAAGCAGAATTAGAACAATTACTTAAAGCTATATTAGTTTCTGAGAAAGCTCATGAAGGGCAATTTCGCGTTTCGGGTGAGCCGTATATTACTCATCCATTTGCAGTTACAGAAATTTTGTTAGATTGTAAGGCAGATATTATAACTTTAGTTGCAGCATTACTACATGATGTGGTGGAGGATACAGATTATACAATTGAGTATGTACGTAATATATTCGGTAAAAAAGTGGCAGATATTGTAGAAGGGTTAACTAAAATTGATAAAAAACAAATCCCTAATAAAGAAGAGTATGAAGCAATAAATTTAAAGAAATTATTGTTAGCTACACATGGAGATATCAGAGTGGCTATTATAAAAGTGATAGATCGTCTACATAATATGAGGACTTTACAGGTGAAAGCTGTAAAGAAACAAGTTCCTTATGCAAATGAAACACTCAAAATTTTCGCTCCGATTTGTAAAAGGCTGGGGCTATTTCATATTCAACACGAGTTAGAAGATTTAGGTTTTTATTATCTTAATCATTCTAAATATAAGGGAATGAAAATACTTTTACAAAATTATGTTAAGTTATTAGAGGAGTTGTCTCAAAACATAAGGCTAGATATAAAAAATTTTCTGAATCGAACTTTAATATTTGAAGTGGACTATGAAGTAATCCCTATTTATACAGCTTATTCTCGTCTCCAAGATATTCAAGACATTACAGCGGTGTCAAAAATAATCATAACAGTCTCAAGTAATTTAGACTGTTATAAAATATTAGGGATTATACATCAACTGTACAAACCAATTCCTCATCAATTTGAAGATAACATAGCAATTGAAAGTGAAAGTGATGTATTAAACAAATACTTAAAGACCAAAGTGGTGATCAATAACCATGAAATAGTGATATGTATTGAAACAAAAATAAATCAGGAGATACGATATAAAGGGGTATTTCATATTCTTACAAAAAGTATAACTGATAAGGATATGCAAAATATAATTCATAAATTGATGGATCATTTTATTAAGACAAATGATCTAGTAACTCAAGATGCGATTGAATTTTATGATTTAGTATCATATGAACTATTCCAAGATAACATTGTAGCATTTACTCCTAAGTTAGATTCCGTGAAATTACCGCAAGGTTCTACTGTAATTGATTTTGCTTTTGAATTAAACCCTGAGATTGCTAAATATATGTCAGGTGCTAAAGTTAATGGTATAAATAAACCGATAACAACGAATGTTTCACATCTAGATATCGTTGAGCTTTTGGTAACTGAAAACATTAGTAATGTGAGACAGGGTTGGTTAAGTTTTGCTAATAGCTCAAAAGCTCAAATCGAAATTTGTAAAGAGTTACAAAGATGA
- a CDS encoding HD domain-containing protein, producing the protein MYITDPIYGPISIRDRDILRLIDTKAFQRLANIKQQGHTYFLHKNAIHTREEHSIGVYVLVNKVIEHLTEIGDIHLSKYERKLVSTVALLHDVGHGPYSHCFQQISGEDHGDWTVRIIQEDEEIRTILNQTPRLLDDVTKALTEDGFFPIIDELLFNSLGMDQLDFWNRDLYYSSLELEGLQIEELIANMRLIDGKLVIEESGIPFIEQLMKMKEGLYNNGFGHPFVIGKDILLQTIFKMIEEKNLSFYTPELQNFFHNGEKLEVEDFLPLQDEIILNEIKYFAKSKDVQLATLIQLYFSEAKSLSFEKGLEGDFKKENSTLAVITEKKAYSSYVGGIYVYSEGQLEDIIEKSPFIQAIVRLPKKEYAYSI; encoded by the coding sequence ATGTATATTACAGATCCGATTTATGGACCAATCTCTATTCGTGATAGAGATATCCTTCGTTTGATAGATACAAAAGCATTTCAAAGGTTGGCGAATATTAAACAACAAGGACATACTTATTTTTTACATAAGAACGCAATACATACGAGGGAAGAACATTCGATAGGTGTATATGTGCTAGTAAATAAAGTAATAGAACATCTTACTGAGATTGGTGACATACATTTATCGAAATATGAACGAAAGCTAGTATCTACTGTAGCCCTTCTACACGATGTTGGACATGGGCCATATTCACATTGTTTTCAGCAAATATCGGGTGAAGATCATGGTGATTGGACGGTACGAATCATTCAAGAGGACGAAGAAATACGTACGATTTTAAATCAAACACCTAGATTATTAGATGATGTAACGAAAGCTTTAACAGAAGATGGATTTTTTCCAATTATAGATGAGCTCTTATTTAATTCATTAGGAATGGATCAATTAGATTTTTGGAATAGAGATTTATATTACTCATCGCTTGAATTAGAAGGTTTACAGATAGAAGAATTGATTGCTAACATGCGTTTAATTGACGGTAAACTTGTTATTGAAGAATCGGGAATCCCCTTCATTGAACAATTAATGAAAATGAAAGAAGGGCTTTACAATAATGGATTTGGCCACCCGTTTGTGATAGGAAAAGACATATTGCTGCAAACAATTTTTAAAATGATAGAGGAGAAAAATCTTTCGTTCTATACTCCTGAACTTCAAAACTTCTTTCATAACGGAGAGAAGTTAGAAGTAGAGGACTTTCTTCCGTTACAAGATGAAATCATTTTAAATGAAATAAAGTACTTTGCAAAATCAAAGGACGTACAATTAGCGACGTTAATTCAGCTTTATTTTTCAGAAGCCAAAAGTTTATCTTTTGAAAAAGGACTAGAGGGTGATTTTAAAAAGGAAAATAGCACTTTAGCAGTAATAACTGAGAAAAAGGCGTACAGTTCATATGTAGGTGGTATTTACGTCTATAGTGAGGGGCAGTTAGAGGATATTATAGAAAAATCCCCTTTTATTCAAGCGATAGTAAGGTTACCTAAAAAAGAATATGCATATTCAATTTGA
- a CDS encoding DedA family protein, translated as MLSSFIHSVLTFFEGLGYWGIMLGLMIEIIPSEIVLAYAGYLVFNGSISFIGAVVFGTIGGVIAQIFIYWLGRYGGRPILERYGKYIFIHKKQIDAAEDWFNRYGTGVIFTARFIPVVRHAISIPAGITKMPLLRFTTLTALAIIPWSIIFIYLGEKLGENWENINDIAGPYVKSFAIGGVVLILLYFVIKKWTKKRKNLA; from the coding sequence ATGTTAAGTAGTTTTATTCATTCAGTATTAACGTTTTTTGAAGGATTAGGTTATTGGGGCATTATGCTTGGACTTATGATTGAGATTATCCCAAGTGAAATTGTCCTTGCTTATGCAGGATACTTAGTATTCAATGGTAGTATCTCATTTATAGGCGCAGTTGTATTCGGTACAATTGGCGGTGTTATTGCCCAAATCTTTATTTATTGGCTTGGACGATACGGCGGACGCCCTATATTAGAACGTTATGGAAAATATATTTTCATACATAAAAAACAAATAGATGCTGCAGAAGATTGGTTTAATCGTTACGGAACTGGCGTCATTTTTACAGCACGCTTCATTCCAGTAGTGCGTCATGCGATTTCAATTCCTGCTGGTATTACAAAAATGCCTTTACTACGTTTCACTACATTAACAGCACTTGCGATTATCCCTTGGTCTATTATTTTCATTTATTTAGGTGAAAAACTAGGTGAAAATTGGGAGAATATAAACGATATTGCTGGTCCGTATGTGAAATCATTTGCAATTGGTGGCGTCGTACTTATACTTTTATACTTCGTTATAAAAAAATGGACAAAAAAGCGCAAAAATCTTGCTTAA
- the dltD gene encoding D-alanyl-lipoteichoic acid biosynthesis protein DltD yields MKMKHAFGPIILACVLFFIIILIPSKSLVSLISDKKVEDAATSLQKEKLQSVFLQQKMLDNSQYLPMYGSSEFLRMDAYHPSNYFKVNPAGFTPFLIGTGGTQSLAHILNMTSTMDELEGKKVVFVLSPQWFTKTGVSQGDFTNNFSKQQAYHFIFNDEINPEMKKQIAKRLLDYKVVQEDDILKNSLEGIVYNDTKHNIKAGLVKPLAYMHRNILDHRDLFNSLFKIEPMKEKTNSGLRSISWEDARKHAEQEGKAESTTNTFGIENPYYHKNNLKKKLKGLKNFRANETYDESPEYNDLQIILDLFKEKNVKPLFISVPVNGPWYDYTGFSKERREVYYKKVREQVEKAGYPVVDFSGHEYDKYFLKDTIHLGWKGWIYFDEAVQKFYSEK; encoded by the coding sequence ATGAAAATGAAGCATGCTTTTGGTCCTATAATTTTAGCGTGTGTGCTTTTTTTCATTATCATTCTAATCCCATCGAAAAGTTTAGTATCGCTTATTAGTGATAAGAAGGTAGAAGATGCGGCTACTTCTTTACAAAAAGAGAAATTACAAAGTGTTTTCTTACAGCAAAAAATGTTAGATAATTCACAGTATTTACCGATGTACGGTTCATCAGAATTTTTACGAATGGATGCATATCATCCGTCTAATTATTTCAAAGTAAATCCAGCTGGTTTTACACCGTTTTTAATTGGAACTGGCGGTACACAAAGTTTAGCTCATATTTTAAATATGACATCTACTATGGATGAATTAGAAGGTAAAAAAGTAGTCTTTGTTCTTTCACCACAATGGTTTACAAAGACTGGTGTATCACAAGGGGATTTCACTAATAATTTCTCCAAACAACAAGCATATCATTTTATTTTTAATGATGAGATAAATCCAGAAATGAAGAAGCAAATCGCGAAACGGCTATTAGATTATAAAGTTGTTCAAGAAGATGATATATTAAAAAATTCATTAGAAGGTATTGTATATAATGATACGAAACATAACATAAAAGCAGGTTTAGTTAAACCACTTGCTTATATGCATCGAAATATTTTAGATCATAGAGATTTATTTAACTCTTTATTTAAAATCGAACCGATGAAAGAGAAAACAAATAGCGGACTTCGTTCAATTTCTTGGGAAGACGCACGTAAACACGCAGAACAAGAAGGGAAAGCTGAGTCTACTACAAATACATTTGGAATTGAAAATCCGTATTATCATAAGAATAATCTGAAGAAAAAACTTAAAGGTTTAAAAAACTTTAGAGCAAATGAAACATATGATGAATCACCAGAATATAATGATTTACAAATTATTTTAGATTTATTTAAAGAGAAAAATGTCAAACCGCTCTTTATTTCTGTACCTGTAAATGGGCCTTGGTATGATTATACTGGATTCTCGAAAGAACGCCGTGAAGTGTATTATAAAAAAGTTCGAGAACAGGTTGAGAAAGCAGGATATCCAGTAGTTGATTTCTCTGGCCATGAATATGATAAGTATTTCTTAAAAGATACGATTCATTTGGGCTGGAAAGGTTGGATTTATTTTGATGAAGCAGTGCAGAAATTTTATTCTGAGAAATAA
- a CDS encoding peptide ABC transporter substrate-binding protein, translating to MKKVVRYSLVSTLLVSSFLVGCAKEKTTTKPKDEKKVLQLLETGEIPSLNSVKVTDAVSFNVLNNVMEGLFRLSKNDEVIEADAQKYEVSKDGKTYTFHLRDAKWSNGDPVTAHDYVYAWKQLINPDTASQYAYIAYDVKNAEKINKKQLGLDELGVKAKDDKTFVVELEHPVPYFTKLLILPSFYPINEKYAKEQGDKYGLEANKAVYNGPFTLSEWKHEASFTMKKNDKYWDKKEVKLDEVNYQIVKEISTAVNLYETDKVDRAVISTEFVDKYKNNKELKQYTDPVMYFFRFNENVPILKNKNARLALSTVFDKKGLADSFLNDGSVAANYYVPKGFLKGPDKKDFRSTAGEFNKTDVKKAKEYWEKAKQETGTDEVTLELLNYDLENFKKVGEYIKEQLEKNLPGLKVNVKLQPHTQKLALEKKKEYEMSLSRWLPDYPDPMTYLEVFLSGSSVNNTEYANPEYDALIKKIKTELGNDEKARWKAMQDAEKMLLDDAVIAPVFQRGLSYLQKPYVKDLYVHQFGPATSLKWADVQK from the coding sequence ATGAAAAAAGTTGTTCGTTACTCATTAGTTAGTACTCTATTAGTTTCTTCATTTTTAGTTGGCTGCGCAAAAGAAAAAACTACAACAAAGCCGAAAGATGAAAAGAAAGTATTACAGTTACTAGAAACGGGTGAAATTCCGTCGTTAAACTCAGTGAAAGTCACAGATGCAGTCTCGTTTAACGTTTTGAATAACGTAATGGAAGGACTATTCCGTCTATCGAAAAATGATGAAGTAATTGAGGCAGACGCACAAAAATATGAAGTGAGTAAAGATGGAAAGACATATACATTTCATTTGCGTGATGCGAAATGGTCAAACGGAGATCCAGTAACCGCTCATGATTACGTATACGCTTGGAAGCAATTGATTAATCCAGATACCGCTTCTCAATATGCATACATTGCGTACGATGTGAAAAACGCTGAGAAGATAAATAAAAAACAACTAGGTCTAGATGAATTAGGAGTAAAAGCGAAGGATGATAAAACGTTCGTCGTAGAGCTAGAACATCCTGTACCGTATTTTACGAAATTATTAATTTTACCATCCTTCTATCCAATTAACGAAAAATATGCGAAAGAGCAAGGTGATAAATACGGATTAGAAGCAAATAAAGCGGTATATAATGGACCATTTACATTATCAGAGTGGAAGCATGAAGCTAGCTTTACAATGAAGAAAAACGATAAGTATTGGGATAAAAAAGAAGTGAAGTTAGATGAAGTAAACTATCAAATTGTAAAAGAAATTTCAACTGCGGTAAATTTATATGAAACAGATAAAGTTGATAGAGCTGTTATTTCTACAGAATTCGTGGATAAATATAAAAATAATAAAGAGCTAAAACAATATACAGATCCAGTTATGTACTTCTTCCGATTTAATGAAAATGTACCGATTCTTAAAAATAAAAATGCACGTCTTGCGCTAAGTACAGTTTTTGATAAGAAAGGACTTGCGGATTCATTTTTAAATGATGGTTCGGTTGCTGCAAACTATTACGTACCAAAAGGATTTTTAAAGGGACCAGATAAAAAAGATTTTAGAAGTACGGCAGGTGAGTTTAATAAAACTGATGTAAAAAAAGCGAAAGAATATTGGGAAAAGGCAAAGCAAGAAACAGGTACAGATGAAGTGACGTTAGAACTATTAAATTATGACTTAGAAAACTTTAAAAAAGTTGGAGAGTACATTAAAGAGCAGCTTGAGAAAAATTTACCAGGTTTAAAAGTGAATGTGAAATTGCAACCACATACGCAAAAATTAGCACTAGAGAAGAAGAAAGAATATGAAATGTCGTTATCACGCTGGTTACCGGATTATCCAGATCCAATGACTTACTTAGAAGTATTCCTTTCTGGAAGTAGTGTTAATAATACAGAATATGCAAACCCAGAATATGATGCGTTAATTAAGAAGATTAAAACAGAATTAGGTAATGATGAAAAGGCTCGCTGGAAAGCAATGCAGGATGCTGAAAAAATGCTACTTGATGATGCAGTAATTGCACCGGTATTCCAGCGCGGATTATCTTACTTACAAAAACCATATGTGAAAGATTTATATGTACATCAATTTGGTCCAGCTACAAGTTTAAAATGGGCAGATGTACAAAAATAA
- a CDS encoding C40 family peptidase, which translates to MKKVGTAFLTTLFIFSSFTSANAEEKKDNKAFIDVSAATLWTAPDALRPIDTPSATNPVDLWKWTKSMTLDEKLWLTNANKLETQALLGQEVTVIDKKGEWVKVLVHGQPTPRNEEGYPGWMPEKQLTYNQEFADKTNEPFVLITKPTAILYINPSEKHKSLEVSYNTRLPLLSEDTISYRVLLPNGQKAWLRKNDGTVYRSQTDIPKPTADDLINTGKMFLGLPYIWAGTSGFGFDCSGFTHTIYKSHGITIPRDSGPQSRAGVAVDKENLQKGDLIFFAHDQGKGSVHHVAMYIGDGNMIHSPRAERSVEIIPLNTPGYIEEYAGARRYLP; encoded by the coding sequence ATGAAAAAAGTAGGAACTGCATTTTTAACAACTTTATTTATATTTTCATCGTTTACATCGGCAAATGCTGAAGAAAAGAAGGATAATAAAGCATTTATAGATGTATCTGCTGCAACGTTATGGACAGCACCTGATGCATTAAGGCCAATCGATACACCGAGTGCAACAAATCCAGTGGATCTATGGAAATGGACGAAATCAATGACACTTGACGAGAAACTATGGTTAACAAATGCAAATAAATTAGAAACACAAGCGTTACTCGGTCAAGAAGTAACTGTTATTGATAAGAAAGGCGAGTGGGTGAAGGTATTAGTGCATGGACAGCCAACGCCACGAAATGAAGAAGGTTATCCGGGCTGGATGCCTGAAAAGCAATTAACATATAATCAAGAATTTGCAGATAAAACAAATGAACCTTTTGTGTTAATAACAAAGCCAACAGCGATTTTATATATAAATCCTTCTGAAAAACATAAATCACTTGAAGTCAGTTATAATACAAGACTGCCGCTATTAAGTGAAGACACAATTTCATACCGTGTATTGTTGCCAAATGGTCAGAAAGCATGGCTACGAAAAAATGATGGAACAGTTTACCGCTCTCAAACTGATATTCCAAAACCGACCGCTGATGATTTAATTAACACAGGGAAAATGTTTTTAGGTTTACCGTATATATGGGCTGGTACAAGTGGTTTTGGATTTGATTGCTCTGGCTTCACGCATACGATCTATAAATCGCACGGCATTACAATTCCGCGAGATTCTGGACCGCAATCAAGAGCAGGGGTTGCAGTTGATAAAGAAAACTTACAAAAGGGAGATTTAATTTTCTTTGCACATGATCAAGGGAAAGGTAGTGTCCATCACGTTGCAATGTATATTGGTGATGGCAATATGATTCACTCACCAAGAGCTGAAAGGTCGGTAGAGATTATACCACTAAATACACCAGGATATATAGAAGAATACGCTGGTGCTCGTCGTTACTTACCTTAA